Proteins co-encoded in one Klebsiella michiganensis genomic window:
- a CDS encoding malonyl CoA-ACP transacylase, whose product MTQFAMVFPGQGSQSVGMLADLAASYPVIEATFREASDALGYDLWALTQQGPAEELNKTWQTQPALLTASVALWRVWQQQGGKAPALLAGHSLGEYSALVCAGVIDFADAVRLVELRGKLMQDAVPEGTGAMSAIIGLDDVAIAKACEESAQGQVVSPVNFNSPGQVVIAGNKEAVERAGAACKAAGAKRALPLPVSVPSHCALMKPAADKLAAALENITFNAPTIPVVNNVDVKCETAPEAIRSALVRQLYSPVQWTKSVEFMAAQGVSQLLEVGPGKVLTGLTKRIVDTMTATAINEPATLSAALEQ is encoded by the coding sequence ATGACGCAATTTGCTATGGTGTTTCCGGGACAGGGTTCCCAGTCCGTTGGCATGCTGGCCGATCTCGCGGCAAGCTATCCGGTGATTGAAGCCACGTTCCGCGAAGCTTCTGACGCGCTGGGCTATGACCTGTGGGCACTGACCCAGCAGGGGCCGGCTGAAGAGCTGAATAAAACCTGGCAGACTCAGCCTGCGCTGCTGACGGCTTCTGTCGCCTTGTGGCGCGTTTGGCAGCAGCAGGGCGGCAAAGCACCTGCACTGCTGGCAGGGCACAGCCTGGGAGAATATTCCGCGCTGGTTTGCGCCGGCGTGATTGATTTCGCCGATGCTGTTCGCCTGGTTGAACTGCGCGGCAAGCTGATGCAGGATGCTGTTCCGGAAGGGACTGGCGCGATGTCCGCCATTATCGGGCTTGACGATGTCGCCATTGCAAAAGCCTGTGAAGAATCCGCCCAGGGGCAAGTTGTCTCTCCGGTGAACTTTAACTCTCCGGGCCAGGTCGTGATTGCCGGTAACAAAGAAGCCGTTGAGCGTGCGGGGGCTGCCTGTAAAGCCGCCGGTGCAAAACGTGCATTGCCGCTGCCGGTTAGCGTACCATCCCACTGCGCACTAATGAAACCTGCAGCTGATAAGCTGGCTGCGGCGCTGGAAAACATCACTTTTAATGCACCGACTATTCCGGTCGTTAACAACGTTGATGTGAAATGTGAAACCGCGCCGGAAGCCATCCGTAGCGCGCTGGTACGCCAGCTCTACAGCCCGGTCCAGTGGACTAAATCTGTAGAATTTATGGCGGCGCAGGGCGTTTCCCAACTGCTGGAAGTTGGCCCAGGTAAAGTACTGACCGGGCTGACCAAACGTATTGTTGACACCATGACGGCAACGGCCATTAATGAGCCAGCAACGCTGTCAGCGGCGCTTGAACAATAA